TAATCGTCAGAAATTGGTGTCTGAGCCGCGTTTGCATCAATAGCAGTACCATCAGGTAAAACAACATTTCCTGTTAAAGCAGTTCCGTCTTTATATCTCCAGTCATCAGCACCTTCATAAATTGCAGTGTTTGGACATTCTGGTTCACAAGCTCCACAGTTAATACATTCATCGGTTATAATGATTGCCATAGCATTTTTATTTATAAATTTGTACAAATTTACAATCAAATCAATTCATACACAAATTTAACACCATGATAAAAATCAATAACATTAAAACTTTTGTAGAATTAGGTCATTTTTTGAGCCAATTTGACAAAAATGGTAACAAAAAGAAGGAAGATGTTTTGTTTAATGACGAATTTTACGATGCTTTTATTGAGCTTATTTATGGTGCGCAATCTTTAAACGGCTGGTTTACACCAGAACAAGTTTATTTTGCTATTCAATCATGGGC
This genomic window from Flavobacterium agricola contains:
- a CDS encoding 4Fe-4S dicluster domain-containing protein, with the protein product MAIIITDECINCGACEPECPNTAIYEGADDWRYKDGTALTGNVVLPDGTAIDANAAQTPISDDYYYIVPGKCTECKGFHEEPQCAAVCPVDCCVPDDNHVESEETLLARQAFLHNE